The following are encoded together in the Actinobacillus lignieresii genome:
- the nlpI gene encoding lipoprotein NlpI: MCLLIFKVFHLRFLMLNLLALLFLTGCISRHSSEMVSSNRLALAELNPQLRFEQEVMVVRLTQVLQEAKLNPDERAALHFERGVLYDSLGLWSLARYDFTQAIGLNQKMVAAYNYMGLYLLLEDDYDSAIDAFNAVLELDPNYNYTYLNRGLAFYYSGRYSEAQRDLLRFYDAEKQDPYRALWLYFNELELKPTEAKNNLIKRAETLSPEFWGTNVVHYFLGDLTLSELRARMDAEAQPNTASYAEILTETYFYLAKQKLKLNKTDEAITLFRLSLANQVFNFVEYRFALFELSQLRGGSNVAVQDDPVVGKN; encoded by the coding sequence ATGTGTTTACTGATTTTTAAAGTGTTTCACCTTCGCTTCTTGATGCTTAATCTTTTGGCGTTGCTCTTTCTGACCGGTTGTATAAGCCGTCATTCGTCGGAAATGGTATCGTCCAACCGCTTAGCTTTAGCCGAACTAAACCCTCAATTGCGCTTTGAACAAGAAGTAATGGTCGTTCGTTTAACTCAAGTACTACAAGAAGCCAAATTAAATCCGGACGAACGTGCCGCACTACATTTCGAACGCGGCGTACTCTACGACAGTCTAGGATTATGGTCGCTTGCACGTTATGATTTTACACAGGCTATCGGCTTGAATCAGAAAATGGTTGCGGCTTACAATTATATGGGCTTATACCTATTACTTGAAGATGATTATGACAGTGCGATTGATGCCTTTAATGCGGTATTGGAATTAGATCCGAACTATAACTACACTTACCTTAATCGCGGATTGGCTTTTTATTATAGCGGCCGTTATTCCGAAGCTCAGCGTGATTTGTTACGTTTTTATGATGCGGAAAAACAAGATCCGTACCGAGCGTTATGGCTATATTTCAACGAATTGGAGTTAAAACCTACAGAAGCCAAAAACAACCTAATTAAGCGTGCCGAAACGCTTTCTCCCGAGTTCTGGGGCACAAATGTTGTACATTATTTCTTAGGGGACTTAACTCTGAGCGAACTTCGTGCTAGAATGGATGCAGAAGCCCAACCGAATACGGCTTCTTATGCAGAAATTCTGACCGAAACATATTTTTATTTAGCAAAACAAAAACTCAAATTAAATAAAACGGATGAAGCGATTACGCTTTTCCGTCTCTCTCTTGCAAATCAAGTGTTTAACTTTGTTGAGTATCGTTTTGCCCTATTTGAACTCTCGCAGCTACGTGGTGGTAGCAATGTTGCGGTTCAAGATGATCCCGTTGTTGGGAAAAATTAG